The Tumebacillus amylolyticus genome contains a region encoding:
- a CDS encoding NfeD family protein encodes MHWFYWAAGIMLAFVALIAYFIYTPSMQRAEVSSGFSIQDLVGKIGVVTVTIPVKGGYGEVLIRVGASNTNQIAGSFSGDPIPEGTRVVIVRAAQHTIYVSPFE; translated from the coding sequence ATGCATTGGTTCTATTGGGCCGCCGGGATCATGCTCGCGTTCGTCGCGTTGATCGCGTATTTCATCTATACGCCGTCCATGCAACGCGCCGAAGTGTCCAGCGGCTTCTCGATCCAAGACCTCGTCGGCAAGATCGGCGTTGTCACTGTGACCATTCCGGTCAAGGGCGGCTATGGCGAAGTGTTGATTCGCGTGGGTGCGAGCAACACCAACCAAATCGCCGGCAGTTTTTCGGGCGACCCGATTCCGGAAGGCACACGCGTCGTGATCGTCCGTGCGGCTCAGCACACGATCTACGTCTCACCGTTCGAATAA
- a CDS encoding flotillin family protein, which translates to MPPIYVTLPAVFLGVLLILALAFWARYRTVGPESAMIVTGSFLGHKNVNVDESGRKIKIVRGGGAFIVPIFQKAELLSLLSHKLHVSTQEVYTGQGVPIMADGVAIIKVGGTVEDVATAAEQFMGKDEKAVDAEAQEVLEGHLRAILGAMTVEEVYRNREKFAQEVQSVAAKDLRKMGLQIVSFTIRDVRDKNGYLEALGKPRIAAVKRDADIAEAEAFRDARIQKAKAHEEAQRAELLRDTNVAEAEKDKELKVASFKREQDMARAEADQAYAVQEARAKQQVVEEQMQIELVRKDRTIELEEKEIVRREKQYDAEVKKKADADRYAVEQAAEADKARRMREADAQQYKIEAEAKAHAEQKRLEGLAIADAERAKGTAEADVIRLRGLAEAQAKEKLAEAFQKFGEAAVLDIIVKMLPELAGRIAQPISQIDKLTVVDTGNGAGATRVSNYVTELMATAPEMLKSVSGLDVEALIKGLTQRKTKVE; encoded by the coding sequence ATGCCACCGATCTATGTCACTCTCCCCGCCGTTTTTCTCGGAGTCTTATTGATTCTCGCCCTTGCATTCTGGGCTCGATATCGCACCGTCGGCCCGGAGTCGGCGATGATCGTCACGGGCAGTTTCCTCGGGCACAAAAACGTCAACGTCGACGAATCGGGCCGCAAGATCAAGATCGTGCGCGGCGGCGGTGCGTTCATCGTGCCGATTTTTCAAAAAGCGGAGTTGCTCTCCTTGCTCTCTCATAAACTTCACGTCTCCACGCAGGAAGTGTACACCGGGCAGGGCGTGCCGATCATGGCGGACGGTGTGGCGATCATCAAAGTCGGCGGCACGGTCGAGGACGTCGCCACGGCGGCGGAGCAGTTCATGGGCAAGGATGAAAAAGCGGTCGATGCCGAAGCGCAAGAAGTGCTGGAAGGCCATCTGCGGGCGATCTTGGGCGCGATGACCGTCGAGGAAGTGTACCGCAACCGCGAGAAGTTCGCCCAAGAAGTGCAGTCGGTCGCCGCCAAAGATTTGCGAAAAATGGGCTTGCAGATCGTCTCGTTCACCATCCGGGACGTGCGGGACAAAAACGGCTACCTCGAAGCGCTCGGGAAACCGCGTATCGCCGCAGTCAAGCGGGACGCCGACATCGCAGAGGCGGAAGCGTTCCGCGATGCCCGCATTCAGAAAGCGAAGGCGCACGAAGAAGCCCAGCGTGCCGAACTTTTGCGCGACACGAACGTCGCCGAAGCGGAGAAAGACAAGGAACTGAAAGTGGCATCCTTCAAACGGGAGCAAGACATGGCGCGTGCCGAAGCGGACCAAGCGTACGCCGTGCAAGAAGCGCGGGCGAAGCAGCAGGTCGTGGAAGAGCAGATGCAGATCGAACTGGTGCGCAAGGACCGCACGATCGAGTTGGAAGAAAAGGAGATCGTGCGTCGCGAGAAGCAATACGACGCCGAGGTCAAGAAAAAAGCGGACGCCGACCGCTACGCCGTCGAACAAGCGGCCGAAGCGGACAAAGCCCGCCGCATGCGTGAAGCGGACGCCCAGCAATACAAGATCGAAGCGGAAGCCAAAGCGCATGCCGAACAGAAGCGATTGGAAGGCTTGGCGATTGCCGATGCAGAACGGGCAAAAGGGACAGCCGAAGCGGATGTCATCCGCCTGCGAGGTCTTGCCGAAGCGCAAGCCAAGGAGAAACTCGCCGAAGCGTTCCAGAAGTTCGGTGAAGCGGCGGTCTTAGACATCATCGTCAAGATGCTCCCGGAACTGGCAGGTCGAATCGCACAGCCGATCTCGCAGATCGACAAACTGACCGTCGTGGACACCGGTAACGGAGCCGGCGCCACCCGCGTCTCCAACTACGTCACAGAACTGATGGCCACCGCCCCCGAAATGCTAAAAAGCGTCTCCGGCCTCGACGTTGAAGCCCTGATCAAAGGGCTCACCCAACGCAAAACCAAAGTGGAATAA
- a CDS encoding M20/M25/M40 family metallo-hydrolase, with the protein MELNEKRVVDTFLELVKIDTPSYFERPMADHLLKTLKELGLEVTEDDAGNKVMQGLGKETRELLKHEKQTGNLIATLKGTVQGAPKLLFTAHMDTVVAAPGIKPQIEGDVIRTDGKTILGADDRAGIAAILEAIRFLKENNIEHGDLQFAFTIAEETGLYGSLYLDMKKINADFAFVMDSGGPPDSIIVSSPTEVDFTVLIYGKAAHSGVNPEDGLNAISVAADAISKLKLGRIDEETTINIGIIQGGEKTNIVCDRCEILGEVRSRNEQKLSEQIAKVHSAFQMAGEKWSAKVDIREEKIYSGFNLSAEDEVVRLAMEGLRKVGIEPKLAPRGGGSDTNNLNTKGIPAVNLGVGANKDHTVEENLRIKDLTDATRLVVGIIQTAAERAGVEAK; encoded by the coding sequence GTGGAACTGAATGAAAAACGAGTCGTCGATACCTTTCTGGAGCTCGTGAAGATCGACACCCCTTCGTATTTCGAGCGGCCGATGGCCGATCATCTTTTGAAAACATTGAAAGAACTCGGCCTGGAGGTCACAGAGGACGATGCGGGCAACAAAGTCATGCAAGGATTGGGCAAGGAAACTCGCGAACTGCTCAAGCACGAGAAACAGACCGGCAACTTGATCGCCACGCTCAAAGGCACCGTCCAAGGCGCGCCAAAACTCCTGTTCACCGCCCACATGGACACCGTCGTCGCCGCACCGGGCATCAAACCGCAGATTGAGGGCGACGTCATCCGCACAGACGGCAAGACCATCCTCGGTGCCGACGATCGCGCCGGGATTGCTGCCATCCTCGAAGCGATTCGCTTCCTCAAGGAAAACAACATCGAACACGGCGACCTGCAATTCGCCTTCACCATCGCCGAAGAGACCGGCCTCTACGGATCGCTCTACCTCGATATGAAAAAAATCAACGCCGACTTCGCGTTCGTCATGGATTCCGGCGGACCGCCCGACTCGATTATCGTCTCGTCCCCGACGGAGGTGGACTTTACCGTGCTCATCTACGGCAAAGCGGCACACTCCGGCGTCAACCCGGAGGACGGCCTGAACGCGATCTCCGTCGCCGCCGATGCGATTTCCAAACTCAAACTCGGACGCATCGACGAAGAAACCACGATCAACATCGGCATCATCCAAGGCGGGGAAAAAACCAACATCGTCTGTGACCGCTGCGAAATTCTCGGCGAAGTCCGCAGCCGCAACGAGCAGAAACTCAGCGAGCAGATCGCAAAAGTTCACTCCGCCTTCCAGATGGCCGGCGAAAAGTGGAGTGCGAAAGTGGACATTCGCGAGGAAAAAATCTACTCCGGCTTCAACTTGAGCGCAGAGGACGAAGTGGTGCGCCTCGCGATGGAAGGCCTGCGCAAAGTCGGCATCGAACCGAAACTGGCTCCGCGCGGCGGAGGCTCCGACACGAACAACCTCAACACCAAGGGCATCCCCGCCGTCAACCTCGGCGTCGGCGCCAACAAGGACCACACGGTCGAAGAAAACCTGCGCATCAAAGACCTGACCGACGCCACCCGTCTCGTCGTCGGCATCATCCAAACAGCGGCGGAACGTGCGGGGGTAGAAGCCAAATGA
- a CDS encoding DUF3866 family protein, with protein sequence MMRSLERGTVSAVLEGELLVEVNGELERAMIEPSLAQTVEVGDTVLLNTTGVRLRLGTGGVHFVVSIEGKSPSTLSGDGHIIKLRYTPQQMAVHAVEEQSHPMHAVMTEAETLDGTPVIICELHSMIPAVAMSFHHEMSNGGGENEGEEIEDTAQPRVVYVMTDGGALPMHFSKTIATLKKLGLLTATVTVGHAYGGDLEAVNLYSGLLAAKHVLQADIILCGMGPGIVGTGTRYGHTGIEVGQAVNAVHVLEGEAIVVPRLSFADKRERHQGLSHHTLTALGRVALASATVPLPNLDDAQATAVWKQITQSGLHLRHRLVGLSGRSILDASQRFPVPLRTMGRTLSDDPAFFLAAGAAGEWAARQKKRPQKKRALLSGSSKSNSHSVPKIVEA encoded by the coding sequence ATGATGCGAAGCTTGGAGCGCGGCACCGTTTCTGCGGTGCTGGAAGGAGAATTGCTGGTCGAAGTCAACGGGGAACTCGAGCGGGCGATGATCGAACCGTCGCTCGCCCAAACGGTCGAGGTCGGGGACACCGTCCTCCTGAACACAACGGGAGTTCGCTTGCGTCTGGGCACGGGCGGCGTTCATTTCGTGGTCTCCATCGAGGGAAAAAGCCCGTCGACTCTTTCCGGCGACGGGCACATCATCAAACTCCGCTACACTCCGCAACAAATGGCGGTCCACGCCGTCGAAGAGCAAAGCCATCCGATGCACGCCGTGATGACAGAGGCAGAAACTCTCGACGGAACCCCCGTCATCATCTGCGAACTTCACAGCATGATCCCCGCCGTGGCGATGTCGTTTCACCACGAGATGTCAAATGGTGGGGGAGAAAACGAAGGGGAAGAAATCGAGGACACAGCTCAGCCCCGCGTCGTCTACGTCATGACCGACGGCGGAGCGCTTCCGATGCACTTCTCCAAAACCATCGCAACGCTCAAAAAACTCGGCCTGCTCACCGCCACCGTTACCGTGGGCCATGCGTACGGCGGTGATTTGGAAGCGGTCAATCTCTACAGCGGCCTGCTCGCGGCCAAACACGTTTTGCAAGCGGACATCATCCTCTGCGGCATGGGCCCCGGCATCGTCGGAACGGGTACACGCTATGGGCACACCGGCATCGAAGTCGGGCAGGCTGTCAACGCCGTGCATGTGCTGGAGGGCGAAGCGATCGTCGTCCCGCGCTTGTCTTTTGCAGACAAACGCGAACGCCACCAAGGTCTCTCGCATCACACCTTGACCGCCCTCGGCCGCGTGGCTCTTGCCTCGGCTACCGTGCCGCTCCCCAACCTCGACGATGCCCAAGCGACCGCCGTCTGGAAGCAGATCACGCAGTCGGGTCTGCATCTGCGTCACCGACTCGTCGGACTCTCCGGACGTTCCATACTGGACGCATCACAGCGTTTTCCAGTACCATTAAGAACGATGGGTCGGACGCTTTCGGACGATCCGGCTTTTTTCCTCGCTGCAGGTGCGGCGGGAGAGTGGGCCGCAAGACAAAAAAAACGCCCGCAGAAGAAGCGTGCGCTTCTTAGCGGGTCGTCGAAGTCGAATTCGCATTCCGTTCCAAAAATTGTTGAAGCGTAA
- a CDS encoding Z-ring formation inhibitor MciZ, with protein sequence MLKTQLTENSLRIAGKAWQVRALLRQYAGSNLTLQQFLERNANSTSTTR encoded by the coding sequence ATGTTGAAAACGCAACTCACGGAAAACAGCCTGCGCATCGCGGGCAAAGCGTGGCAAGTCCGCGCCCTGCTCCGCCAGTACGCAGGCAGCAACCTTACGCTTCAACAATTTTTGGAACGGAATGCGAATTCGACTTCGACGACCCGCTAA
- a CDS encoding NUDIX domain-containing protein: MTQNVDHLIEKQLNSETIYEGKFITLTVQTVELPNGKQATREVIQHPGAVTVLAITAEDKILLVNQFRKATNRTLLETPAGKLEPGEDPLTSAKRELEEETGYQAAQWKHLSSFYTSPGFADELMHSYVATDLTLLKQNLDEDEFLDVLHVTADEAEAMVLDGRIADAKTVALVYWWLRERQREGK; this comes from the coding sequence ATGACGCAAAACGTAGACCACTTGATTGAAAAACAGCTGAACTCGGAGACGATCTACGAAGGCAAATTCATCACTTTGACCGTCCAGACGGTCGAACTGCCCAACGGCAAACAAGCCACACGCGAAGTCATCCAGCATCCGGGTGCAGTTACGGTGCTCGCCATCACGGCGGAGGACAAGATCCTGCTCGTCAATCAATTTCGCAAAGCGACCAACCGCACGCTGTTGGAAACGCCGGCAGGGAAGTTGGAGCCGGGCGAAGATCCGTTGACTTCGGCGAAGCGCGAGTTGGAGGAAGAGACCGGCTACCAAGCGGCCCAGTGGAAACACTTGAGCTCGTTTTACACCTCGCCCGGATTTGCGGACGAACTGATGCATTCCTACGTCGCGACCGATTTGACGCTTTTGAAGCAGAATCTTGATGAGGACGAATTCCTCGACGTTCTGCACGTCACGGCAGACGAGGCGGAAGCGATGGTCCTCGACGGCCGCATCGCAGACGCCAAGACGGTCGCACTCGTCTACTGGTGGTTGCGGGAACGTCAACGTGAAGGGAAGTAA
- a CDS encoding endonuclease Q family protein: MADELREFFLDLHIHIGRTRDHRPVKITAGRDLTFFEIIREAGERKGIEIIGIIDAVSPPVLDEIQDFVRDGVMRELPGGGYDYEGKTTLLLGAEVETSGPNGGAAHFGVWMRDIATMREFSDWLGERVTNRVLSSQRARCTSFELQQKCTELGGMFIINHAFTPHKSVLGNCVSRISEMVELEHLTALELGLSSDSDLADLFSEHENVTFVSNSDAHSLAKIGREYNRVRVAEPSFDEVKKALLRQDGRAVTANFGLEPKLGKYHRTFCAACDEVLDTASIEHLNCPACGSKKIVRGVHDRILSIADRPEPVHPPHRPPYFYQIPLEFIPKVGKKTIDKLLNHFGTEMNVLHRATEEQIADVVGAKIAHDIARARRGELPISVGGGGIYGKILNS; the protein is encoded by the coding sequence ATGGCGGATGAGCTCCGCGAGTTTTTTCTCGACCTACATATTCACATCGGGCGCACGAGAGATCATCGGCCGGTGAAGATTACGGCAGGGCGCGACCTGACGTTTTTTGAAATCATTCGGGAGGCGGGCGAGCGCAAGGGCATCGAGATCATCGGCATCATCGACGCCGTTTCGCCGCCTGTGCTCGATGAGATTCAAGATTTCGTTCGCGACGGCGTGATGCGCGAATTGCCGGGCGGGGGCTATGATTACGAAGGCAAGACCACGCTCCTGCTCGGAGCCGAAGTTGAAACCTCCGGCCCGAACGGCGGAGCGGCACACTTTGGCGTCTGGATGCGCGACATCGCGACGATGCGCGAGTTTTCAGATTGGCTCGGGGAGCGCGTCACCAACCGCGTTTTGAGCTCCCAGCGGGCACGATGCACCTCGTTTGAATTGCAGCAGAAATGCACGGAGCTTGGCGGGATGTTCATCATCAACCACGCCTTCACCCCGCACAAAAGCGTGCTCGGCAACTGCGTCTCGCGAATTTCCGAGATGGTCGAGCTTGAACATCTGACCGCGCTGGAACTGGGGCTCTCGTCAGACTCCGACCTCGCGGATCTTTTTTCCGAGCATGAGAACGTGACGTTCGTATCGAACTCCGACGCCCACTCGCTGGCGAAGATTGGGCGCGAGTACAACCGTGTGCGGGTGGCTGAGCCGAGCTTTGACGAGGTAAAAAAGGCGCTGCTCCGCCAAGACGGGCGCGCCGTCACCGCCAACTTCGGGCTGGAACCGAAACTCGGCAAGTACCACCGCACGTTTTGTGCCGCTTGCGACGAAGTGCTGGATACGGCGAGCATCGAACACCTGAACTGCCCGGCATGCGGCTCGAAAAAAATCGTGCGCGGTGTCCATGACCGCATCCTCTCGATTGCGGACCGTCCGGAACCTGTCCATCCGCCGCATCGACCTCCCTACTTCTATCAAATCCCGTTGGAATTCATCCCGAAAGTCGGCAAGAAGACGATCGACAAACTGCTGAACCACTTCGGCACGGAGATGAACGTCCTGCACCGCGCCACCGAGGAGCAAATCGCCGACGTCGTCGGCGCCAAGATCGCCCACGACATCGCCCGTGCCAGACGGGGCGAACTGCCGATCTCCGTCGGCGGCGGGGGAATCTACGGCAAAATATTAAATTCATAG
- the spoIIM gene encoding stage II sporulation protein M, with the protein MSQVKLNVSRYLRDHSSTLVFVTVLFFIGVIFGSIVVSALSPDQATSLNDALQGFFKALNLDSTNTTPSEITWHSVASFLKTTGLMWILGLSIIGLPVIVVLIFMKGFVIGFTVGVIVSQFHAKGVAFALAAILPQNLIYIPALLICGVAGISFSLSLVRNRFTGSQPRTVGTTVGTGSMLYRSFLSYTGLVTCIAVAMVLAAFVEGYVSPALMRAVIPQL; encoded by the coding sequence ATGAGTCAAGTCAAACTCAACGTCTCACGATATCTGCGGGATCACAGTTCCACGCTCGTTTTCGTCACCGTGCTTTTTTTCATCGGCGTCATTTTCGGATCGATTGTCGTAAGTGCGCTGTCACCTGATCAAGCGACGTCGCTCAACGACGCCTTGCAAGGGTTTTTCAAAGCGCTGAACCTCGATTCGACCAACACGACACCCTCGGAGATCACGTGGCATTCGGTGGCGAGCTTTTTGAAAACAACGGGGCTGATGTGGATTCTCGGCCTGTCGATCATCGGGCTGCCGGTCATCGTCGTTTTGATTTTCATGAAGGGCTTCGTCATCGGCTTTACGGTCGGCGTCATCGTCTCGCAATTTCACGCCAAGGGCGTGGCGTTCGCATTGGCGGCGATCTTGCCGCAGAACTTGATCTACATCCCGGCGTTGCTCATCTGCGGGGTGGCGGGGATTTCGTTCTCGCTGAGCCTCGTGCGCAACCGCTTCACAGGCTCCCAACCGCGCACGGTGGGCACGACGGTCGGAACGGGTTCGATGCTCTACCGGAGTTTTCTGAGCTACACGGGGCTTGTGACCTGCATCGCCGTCGCGATGGTTCTGGCAGCGTTTGTAGAAGGCTACGTATCCCCGGCGCTGATGCGCGCCGTGATCCCGCAACTCTAA
- a CDS encoding RNHCP domain-containing protein: protein MSRKFTVINESFTCEQCGSNVEPLAQGSCRNHCPVCFYSKHLDINPGDRAANCGGLLEPVGIEDHKKKGYMIVHRCQTCGHTGKNKLALDDPNQPDSFDRMLEIMKKQNS, encoded by the coding sequence ATGTCCCGCAAGTTTACCGTCATCAACGAATCGTTTACCTGCGAGCAGTGCGGCTCGAACGTCGAGCCGTTGGCGCAAGGCTCCTGCCGCAACCACTGCCCGGTTTGTTTTTATTCGAAGCACCTCGACATCAACCCGGGCGACCGCGCCGCCAATTGCGGCGGTCTGCTGGAGCCCGTCGGAATCGAAGACCACAAGAAAAAAGGCTACATGATCGTCCACCGCTGCCAAACTTGCGGCCACACCGGCAAAAACAAATTGGCCCTCGACGATCCGAACCAACCGGACTCGTTCGACCGGATGCTTGAGATTATGAAAAAGCAAAACTCGTAA
- a CDS encoding HEAT repeat domain-containing protein — MAKKRALSERELEIQRVAATGNAGELAVLLNSGFHHGKNGAPQAEKMLAAKTIWETFGTHSTGETCEEVLSITRDLASSYSPSARQVACALLQELWLRDETLTPLLIELTLDEDWEVREWAAGAYTAKMRHEFPTNMPFFHELIEKYPHESVLRQTALGIKQTAQARIPDSVDHLLNLTDKLMTSESEYVRKNLGPFAIGDGLLRLYPDQTISFLKKAARHTAWPARWNAVMSFSAAQGAKHPDLAFELLTRLQHDPQQEVQRAVRTTAKNLAKRLPNDNRFVSFFVRM; from the coding sequence ATGGCCAAAAAACGCGCACTGTCCGAGCGCGAATTGGAAATCCAACGCGTCGCCGCCACAGGCAACGCCGGTGAATTGGCGGTGCTCTTGAACAGCGGCTTCCACCACGGGAAAAACGGAGCACCGCAAGCGGAGAAAATGCTCGCGGCGAAGACGATTTGGGAGACATTTGGGACACACTCCACAGGGGAGACGTGCGAGGAGGTTCTCTCCATCACCCGCGACCTCGCATCTTCTTACTCTCCCTCCGCCCGCCAAGTGGCTTGTGCGCTGCTCCAAGAACTTTGGCTTCGCGACGAAACGCTTACACCGTTGCTGATCGAACTTACGCTCGACGAGGACTGGGAAGTTCGCGAGTGGGCGGCGGGGGCGTATACGGCGAAGATGCGGCATGAGTTTCCGACGAACATGCCGTTTTTTCACGAACTGATTGAAAAATACCCGCACGAATCGGTCTTGCGGCAAACGGCGTTGGGAATCAAACAGACCGCCCAAGCCCGCATCCCGGACAGCGTCGACCACCTGCTCAACCTGACCGACAAATTGATGACCTCCGAATCGGAGTATGTCCGCAAAAACCTCGGTCCGTTTGCCATCGGAGACGGTCTCCTGCGCCTCTACCCGGACCAAACGATCTCGTTTCTGAAAAAAGCGGCCCGGCACACCGCGTGGCCCGCCCGCTGGAATGCGGTCATGTCCTTCAGTGCCGCGCAGGGGGCCAAGCATCCCGACCTCGCCTTCGAACTTCTCACGCGCTTGCAACACGACCCGCAACAAGAAGTGCAGCGCGCCGTGCGCACGACCGCCAAGAATCTTGCCAAACGATTGCCGAATGATAATCGGTTTGTTTCTTTTTTCGTTCGGATGTAG
- a CDS encoding Fur family transcriptional regulator: protein MQERLDQIKKQLHNENFKLTPQREATLRVLLENEEAHLSAEEIFMLVKQKAPDIGLATVYRTLDLLCELKIIEKLNFGDGVARYEFRSEDHPHHHHHLICLKCGLLFEIEDLLDDLEERVERDHKFKIVDHRVSFLGYCASCLDKESND from the coding sequence ATGCAAGAGAGACTGGATCAGATTAAGAAACAGCTTCATAACGAGAACTTTAAGCTGACCCCTCAGCGCGAAGCCACTTTACGGGTCTTGCTTGAGAACGAAGAAGCTCATCTCAGTGCGGAAGAGATTTTCATGCTGGTCAAGCAGAAAGCCCCGGACATCGGGCTCGCGACCGTCTACCGCACGTTGGATCTCTTGTGTGAATTGAAGATCATCGAGAAACTGAATTTCGGCGACGGTGTGGCACGCTACGAATTCCGTTCCGAAGACCATCCGCATCATCATCACCATTTGATTTGTCTCAAGTGCGGGTTGCTGTTCGAGATCGAAGACTTGCTCGACGATCTGGAGGAGCGCGTCGAACGCGATCACAAATTCAAGATCGTGGATCACCGGGTCAGTTTCCTCGGGTATTGCGCTTCCTGCTTGGACAAGGAAAGCAACGACTAG
- the ald gene encoding alanine dehydrogenase, translated as MIVGIPKEIKNNENRVAIVPAGVEALKQAGHEVYVETDAGLGSGFTDSDYKNAGAIILDSAADVWGKSEMIMKVKEPIASEYGHFRQGLVLFTYLHLAPEPELTKALVDNGVIAIAYETIQLPDRSLPLLTPMSEVAGRMAVQIGAQFLEKPWGGKGILLGGVPGVLPGKVVIVGGGVVGTNAAKMAMGLGADVTILDKSEVRLRQLDDIFGGRVKTLMSNSYNIEQAVKSADLLVGAVLIPGARAPKLVKEYMVQQMSPGSVIVDVAIDQGGSVETIDRITTHSEPTYVKHGVVHYAVANMPGAVARTSTLALTNATLDYALQLANKGWKKACNDNVALAKGINVVNGQVTFEAVASSLGYEYTAVEKVLA; from the coding sequence ATGATCGTAGGGATTCCGAAAGAGATTAAGAACAATGAAAACCGCGTTGCCATCGTTCCGGCAGGCGTCGAAGCACTGAAACAAGCAGGTCACGAAGTTTACGTGGAAACTGACGCAGGTCTTGGTAGCGGTTTCACGGACTCTGATTATAAAAACGCAGGTGCAATCATCCTCGACTCCGCAGCAGACGTTTGGGGCAAATCCGAAATGATCATGAAAGTCAAAGAACCGATCGCTTCGGAGTACGGCCACTTCCGTCAAGGTCTCGTTCTGTTCACCTACCTGCACCTCGCTCCGGAACCGGAACTGACCAAGGCTCTCGTGGACAACGGCGTCATCGCCATCGCGTACGAAACCATCCAATTGCCGGACCGTTCCCTGCCGTTGCTCACCCCGATGTCTGAAGTCGCGGGCCGCATGGCGGTACAAATCGGTGCTCAGTTCCTCGAAAAACCGTGGGGCGGCAAAGGCATCCTGCTCGGCGGCGTTCCGGGCGTATTGCCGGGCAAAGTCGTCATCGTCGGCGGCGGCGTCGTCGGTACCAATGCAGCGAAAATGGCGATGGGTCTCGGTGCAGACGTCACCATCCTCGACAAGTCCGAAGTTCGCCTCCGTCAACTGGACGACATCTTCGGCGGTCGCGTGAAGACCCTGATGTCCAACTCCTACAACATCGAGCAAGCGGTCAAATCCGCAGACCTGCTGGTCGGCGCGGTTCTGATCCCGGGCGCACGCGCACCGAAACTCGTCAAGGAGTACATGGTTCAACAAATGTCTCCGGGCTCCGTCATCGTCGACGTTGCGATCGACCAAGGCGGTTCCGTGGAAACGATCGACCGCATCACCACCCACTCCGAGCCGACCTACGTCAAGCACGGCGTCGTTCACTACGCAGTGGCGAACATGCCGGGCGCTGTCGCTCGCACTTCGACGCTGGCTCTGACCAACGCAACCCTCGACTACGCGCTGCAACTCGCGAACAAGGGCTGGAAGAAAGCTTGCAACGACAACGTGGCTCTCGCGAAGGGCATCAACGTCGTCAACGGCCAAGTGACCTTCGAAGCGGTCGCTTCGTCCCTGGGTTACGAGTACACCGCAGTCGAAAAAGTTCTCGCATAG
- a CDS encoding DUF4227 family protein, with amino-acid sequence MIISLRQVSRLARLAVYVALFSFIGFKCLTIVQEMFAPEDKYHAPAGRDAVKVDAAAQQVKAEEKPFWEEARERLGVFYELGE; translated from the coding sequence ATGATCATATCCCTGCGCCAAGTATCGCGGTTGGCACGTCTGGCGGTCTACGTTGCGCTGTTCAGTTTCATCGGTTTCAAATGCCTGACCATTGTCCAAGAAATGTTCGCCCCCGAGGACAAATACCACGCGCCGGCGGGCCGTGACGCAGTGAAAGTCGATGCCGCCGCACAACAGGTCAAGGCGGAGGAGAAGCCGTTTTGGGAAGAGGCCAGAGAGCGGTTGGGCGTGTTTTATGAACTTGGGGAATAA